A single Clostridium sp. AN503 DNA region contains:
- a CDS encoding AraC family transcriptional regulator, with protein MDWITGIQRAIDYVEDHITEPVDFEEVAKCAYSSSFHFQRIFSILCGFTLGEYIRCRRLSLAGSELLSSDEKIIDIALRYGYDTPESFSRAFTRFHGITPSQAKTGHAVLKSFSRLTVKLILNGGNTMDYRIETKDAFKLIMKKKRVSRNRELTAVEIGEFWQQCGTDGTISALCRYIPEDNIFKNCIVGASFGKDATDEEFPYAIGAMYNGAPVEEKDLIIEEIPAHTYVVFPCVGKMPESFQKLYQQIYSEFFPASEYQPCGGTDFEAYPSSDVTAPDYRCEIWVAVEKK; from the coding sequence ATGGATTGGATAACAGGTATACAGAGGGCGATCGATTATGTGGAGGATCATATCACAGAACCAGTTGATTTTGAAGAAGTGGCAAAGTGCGCATATTCCTCAAGCTTTCATTTTCAGCGCATATTCAGCATCCTGTGCGGTTTCACGCTGGGGGAATACATCCGCTGCCGCCGGTTGTCGCTTGCCGGAAGCGAGCTGCTCAGCTCCGATGAAAAGATCATCGACATCGCGCTGCGCTACGGCTACGATACCCCGGAGAGCTTCAGCAGGGCGTTCACCCGGTTTCACGGGATCACGCCCTCCCAGGCCAAAACCGGTCATGCCGTTTTAAAATCCTTTTCCCGCCTTACCGTAAAACTTATTTTAAACGGAGGGAATACGATGGATTACAGGATCGAGACGAAGGACGCTTTTAAACTGATCATGAAAAAGAAGAGGGTCTCCAGGAACCGGGAGCTGACAGCGGTGGAGATCGGGGAGTTCTGGCAGCAGTGCGGGACGGATGGTACGATCTCTGCGCTTTGCAGGTACATCCCGGAGGACAATATCTTTAAAAACTGCATTGTGGGAGCCAGTTTTGGCAAGGATGCCACCGATGAAGAATTTCCTTATGCGATCGGAGCGATGTACAATGGAGCGCCGGTTGAGGAAAAGGACCTGATCATCGAAGAGATCCCCGCACACACCTATGTAGTGTTTCCATGCGTGGGAAAGATGCCGGAATCATTTCAGAAGCTGTACCAGCAGATCTACAGTGAGTTCTTCCCGGCAAGTGAATACCAGCCCTGCGGAGGTACTGATTTTGAGGCATATCCGTCGTCGGATGTGACTGCGCCGGATTACCGCTGTGAGATCTGGGTGGCGGTTGAAAAGAAATAA
- a CDS encoding NlpC/P60 family protein gives MASSKLGAPYVWGAKGPNSFDCSGFVYWCLNQVGVRQSYITSSGWRNVGKYTKITSFSNLRAGDIIVVSGHVGIVAGGGTVIDASSGNGKVVHRSLSSWWANNFICGWRIFG, from the coding sequence GTGGCAAGCTCCAAGCTGGGCGCACCGTACGTCTGGGGAGCAAAAGGACCGAACTCCTTTGACTGTTCCGGTTTCGTTTACTGGTGCTTAAACCAGGTCGGCGTCCGCCAGAGCTATATCACTTCTTCCGGCTGGCGTAATGTGGGCAAATATACAAAGATCACAAGCTTTTCCAACCTGCGGGCCGGCGATATCATTGTTGTAAGCGGCCATGTAGGTATTGTAGCAGGCGGCGGTACGGTCATCGACGCTTCGTCGGGTAATGGAAAGGTCGTTCACAGATCGCTGAGTTCCTGGTGGGCCAACAACTTTATCTGCGGATGGCGGATATTCGGCTAA
- a CDS encoding HAMP domain-containing sensor histidine kinase has protein sequence MKLKDYSMRIKKNIAVLLHIIFLTLALGGISVMYLNTQIGSGISWLRDRKYEDSPQFQAQFQADLDLIFDYVAYRDVFETDGGLDLSQQMFSVSRGEGPEIIYTLEEVLRYAKSQGFYLNDQFEVVNDMFIYDNASTTRDQKVNWRAYDPNATLSEPGDAYTSLLDLSKEVLDCLSQYYKVYYRMLANPSNLYFNIVYENEDHKDVQYTNAEGMSLDQLRNLGRYCYLTSDSIFIETNLEEIPRNMTVAMEQNNLYSADNYYIMVAVDTAYPADDIYAGQSADYQRLRGRFLEGLLGLALGIIGCLVTLYYLILVSGYRTEERTNPYLHGFDMITTESCLVLTGVSILFSLFLGEKIGYKLIHLLIAERSWEYAERLLRAVIIYTCCMVGAFSLLRRYKSRQLWANSMTRHMMENISLYFANRTFSRRLLCVYSAFVGMQVLGIGMIGIMFHFRAYPAAKVMMALLVIGLIAVDYLAFHRLYLISVQEDQIADAISKIAGGDTSYQMDLKGLTGKELRLGHMINSIGTGLEQALQERVKSERLKADLITNVSHDIKTPLTSIINYVDLLKREKLPGEKVQEYLNVLDQKSQRLKNLTEDLVEASKASSGTIKLELSTLDLVEMIWQTNGEFEEKFAQRHLELISSLPDESILIEADGRRLWRILENVYNNAFKYAMEHSRVYTDLAQEGDTVYFTIKNVSENPLNVQGDELTERFVRGDVSRTTEGSGLGLSIAQSLTKLQGGTFEILIDGDLFKVRVGFPVKQQ, from the coding sequence ATGAAGCTAAAAGATTATTCCATGCGGATCAAGAAAAATATCGCGGTACTGCTGCACATTATTTTTCTTACGCTGGCACTTGGCGGAATCAGCGTCATGTACTTAAATACCCAGATCGGCTCCGGGATCTCCTGGCTCCGGGACCGGAAGTATGAGGACTCGCCCCAGTTCCAGGCACAGTTCCAGGCGGACTTAGACCTGATATTTGACTATGTGGCATACCGGGATGTGTTTGAAACCGACGGAGGTCTCGACTTGTCCCAACAGATGTTCTCTGTCAGCCGCGGGGAGGGACCTGAGATCATCTATACCCTGGAGGAGGTCCTGCGCTACGCCAAAAGCCAGGGATTTTACTTAAACGACCAGTTTGAAGTTGTAAATGACATGTTCATATACGACAACGCTTCCACCACCAGGGACCAGAAGGTCAACTGGCGCGCCTACGACCCCAACGCAACCTTAAGCGAGCCTGGCGACGCATATACTTCCCTGCTGGATCTGTCCAAAGAGGTGCTGGACTGTTTAAGCCAGTATTACAAGGTCTATTACCGGATGCTGGCCAATCCGTCAAACCTGTACTTTAATATTGTATATGAAAACGAAGACCATAAGGACGTGCAGTATACCAATGCAGAGGGCATGTCCCTGGATCAGTTAAGGAACCTGGGACGTTACTGTTATCTGACCAGCGACTCTATTTTCATTGAAACGAATCTGGAGGAGATCCCCAGGAACATGACCGTGGCAATGGAACAGAACAACCTGTACAGCGCTGATAACTACTATATCATGGTTGCTGTGGACACAGCTTATCCTGCGGACGATATTTATGCGGGCCAGTCAGCTGACTACCAGCGTCTCCGGGGACGTTTCCTGGAGGGACTTTTGGGATTAGCTCTGGGGATCATTGGCTGCCTTGTAACGCTCTATTACCTGATCCTGGTGTCCGGGTACCGGACTGAAGAGCGGACCAATCCCTATCTGCACGGTTTTGATATGATCACTACCGAAAGCTGTCTGGTATTGACCGGCGTATCCATCCTGTTTTCCCTGTTCCTCGGGGAGAAGATCGGTTATAAGCTGATCCATCTCCTGATCGCGGAACGTTCCTGGGAATACGCAGAGCGGCTGCTCCGGGCTGTCATTATCTATACCTGCTGCATGGTTGGCGCATTCAGCCTTCTGCGCCGCTACAAGAGCCGCCAGCTGTGGGCAAACAGCATGACCCGCCATATGATGGAAAATATCAGCCTTTACTTTGCCAACAGGACCTTCTCACGCCGCCTGCTCTGTGTGTACTCGGCATTTGTAGGCATGCAGGTCCTTGGGATCGGTATGATCGGTATCATGTTCCATTTCCGGGCTTATCCCGCCGCAAAGGTTATGATGGCGCTGTTGGTGATCGGTCTGATCGCAGTGGATTATCTGGCCTTCCACCGGCTTTATCTTATATCCGTCCAGGAAGACCAGATTGCTGACGCAATCTCCAAGATAGCCGGCGGCGATACCAGCTATCAGATGGATCTGAAGGGGCTGACCGGCAAAGAACTGCGTCTGGGCCATATGATCAACAGCATCGGAACCGGTCTGGAGCAGGCGCTGCAGGAACGCGTCAAGAGCGAACGGCTGAAAGCCGACTTGATCACCAACGTGTCCCACGACATCAAAACGCCTTTAACCTCCATTATCAACTATGTGGATCTGCTGAAACGGGAAAAGCTCCCCGGAGAAAAGGTACAGGAGTATTTAAATGTTTTAGACCAGAAATCCCAGCGTCTTAAAAACCTGACTGAAGACCTGGTGGAAGCCTCCAAGGCAAGCTCCGGGACCATCAAGCTGGAACTCTCCACACTGGATCTGGTGGAGATGATCTGGCAGACCAACGGAGAGTTTGAGGAGAAATTCGCCCAGAGGCATTTAGAGCTGATCTCCAGCCTGCCGGATGAAAGCATTTTGATCGAGGCCGACGGGCGGCGGCTGTGGCGTATCCTTGAGAATGTTTACAACAATGCATTTAAATATGCCATGGAACACAGCCGGGTGTACACCGATCTGGCACAGGAAGGCGATACCGTATATTTTACCATCAAAAACGTGTCGGAGAATCCCCTCAACGTACAGGGGGACGAGCTGACCGAGCGGTTTGTGCGCGGCGACGTGTCCAGGACCACCGAAGGCAGTGGACTGGGGCTTTCTATCGCACAGAGCCTGACAAAGCTTCAGGGCGGAACCTTTGAGATCCTGATCGACGGGGATTTATTCAAGGTCCGGGTTGGATTTCCGGTAAAACAGCAATAA
- a CDS encoding response regulator transcription factor, which translates to MQTILVCDDDKEIVDAIDIYLTGEGFRIIKAYDGLEALAILEKQEVDLMIIDVMMPGLDGIHTTLKVRETSSIPIIILSAKSEDTDKILGLNIGADDYLSKPFNPLELVARVKSQLRRYTQLGNLSQQASDQVYKCGGLLINDDTKEVWVDEEPIKLTPIEYNILLLLVKNAGKVFSIDEIYEQIWNEEAIGADNTVAVHIRHIREKIEINPREPRYLKVVWGVGYKIEKQ; encoded by the coding sequence ATGCAGACAATTCTGGTATGCGACGATGATAAAGAGATTGTAGACGCCATAGATATTTACCTGACAGGAGAAGGCTTCCGGATCATTAAGGCCTACGATGGGCTGGAAGCCCTGGCTATCCTTGAGAAACAGGAGGTGGATCTGATGATCATCGATGTGATGATGCCCGGCTTAGACGGCATCCACACTACCTTGAAGGTCCGCGAGACCAGCAGCATCCCGATCATCATCCTTTCAGCCAAGTCCGAGGATACGGACAAGATCCTGGGGCTGAACATCGGAGCGGACGACTATCTGTCCAAACCATTCAACCCGCTTGAGCTGGTGGCCCGCGTCAAATCACAGCTCCGGCGCTATACCCAGCTGGGCAACCTAAGCCAGCAGGCCAGCGACCAGGTATACAAATGCGGCGGCCTGCTGATCAATGACGACACCAAAGAGGTCTGGGTGGACGAGGAGCCGATCAAGCTGACGCCGATCGAGTACAACATTCTGCTCCTGCTGGTAAAAAATGCAGGCAAGGTATTCTCCATTGACGAGATCTATGAACAGATCTGGAACGAGGAGGCTATCGGCGCAGATAACACGGTTGCTGTCCATATCCGCCATATCCGGGAGAAGATCGAGATCAATCCCAGGGAACCGCGGTACTTAAAGGTCGTCTGGGGCGTGGGCTACAAGATCGAAAAACAATAG
- a CDS encoding gluconate:H+ symporter has translation MTTEVASLDSTRLIIAALVGLVLLLVLIIKFKIQAMIAILVGAIAIGLIAGMPFSDIIGSVNEGIGSTLKGIALLVGLGSMFGAILEISGGAQTLAVTMVKRFGDKKAAWALGITGLVIAMPVFFDAGLIILIPLAFSLAKRTKRSSLFYAIPLLAGLAVGHAFIPPTPGPVLVATMLNVDLGWVIMVGIFCGIFAMIVAGPVWGSICGNKYNVQVPEHIANQEDFDESKLPGFGTIVGIILIPLVLIILNSIAKVVPSMSGIQPILGFLGEPFVALTIATIVAMVLLGYKHGYSNTDLEKIMTKSLEPTGMILLVTACGGVLRFMLQNSGLGDVIGNAVSSASLPIVVVAFVVAALVRISVGSATVAMTMAAGIIAAMPEIASLSPLYLACTTAAIAGGATVCSHFNDSGFWLVKSLVGMDEKTTLKTWTIMETLVGGTGFIVALIISMFA, from the coding sequence ATGACGACAGAAGTTGCTTCGCTGGATTCCACCAGGCTGATCATCGCAGCGCTGGTTGGCCTTGTATTGCTGTTGGTTTTGATCATCAAATTTAAGATCCAGGCGATGATCGCCATTTTAGTAGGCGCTATTGCCATTGGTCTGATCGCGGGAATGCCGTTTTCAGATATTATCGGTTCTGTAAATGAAGGTATTGGGAGCACGTTAAAAGGGATTGCGCTGTTGGTGGGCCTCGGTTCCATGTTCGGCGCGATCCTGGAGATATCGGGCGGCGCGCAGACGTTGGCTGTTACCATGGTAAAACGGTTTGGCGATAAGAAAGCTGCCTGGGCGCTGGGGATCACGGGACTGGTCATCGCCATGCCGGTATTCTTTGACGCGGGCCTGATCATCCTGATCCCGCTGGCATTTTCCCTTGCCAAAAGGACCAAACGTTCTTCCCTGTTTTATGCAATTCCGCTGCTGGCGGGCCTGGCAGTAGGCCATGCGTTCATTCCGCCCACACCGGGACCGGTACTGGTGGCTACCATGCTGAATGTAGACTTGGGCTGGGTGATCATGGTTGGTATCTTCTGTGGTATTTTTGCAATGATCGTAGCAGGCCCGGTATGGGGCTCTATCTGCGGCAATAAATATAACGTACAGGTTCCGGAGCATATTGCAAACCAGGAGGATTTTGACGAGTCCAAGCTGCCGGGGTTTGGCACCATCGTGGGTATCATCCTGATCCCGCTGGTACTGATCATCCTGAATTCTATTGCAAAGGTAGTCCCCTCCATGAGCGGCATCCAGCCAATCCTGGGATTTTTGGGCGAGCCGTTTGTAGCTCTGACCATTGCAACGATCGTGGCTATGGTGCTGCTGGGGTATAAGCATGGATACAGCAATACAGATCTGGAGAAGATCATGACCAAATCCCTGGAGCCGACCGGTATGATCCTTTTAGTTACCGCCTGCGGCGGCGTGCTTCGCTTCATGCTCCAGAACTCCGGCCTGGGTGATGTGATCGGCAATGCCGTATCCTCAGCATCCCTGCCCATCGTAGTGGTAGCGTTCGTAGTGGCAGCCCTGGTACGTATCTCTGTGGGTTCCGCGACCGTTGCCATGACTATGGCAGCAGGAATCATTGCGGCAATGCCGGAGATCGCCAGCCTGTCGCCCCTGTACCTGGCCTGCACGACCGCAGCCATTGCAGGCGGCGCAACTGTGTGTTCCCATTTCAACGATTCTGGTTTCTGGCTGGTGAAATCGCTGGTGGGAATGGATGAGAAGACGACATTGAAAACCTGGACGATCATGGAGACGCTGGTAGGCGGCACCGGGTTTATCGTAGCGCTTATCATCTCCATGTTTGCATAA
- a CDS encoding helix-turn-helix transcriptional regulator, with protein MVTASLANTCGITPSTIYSIFDPKRRDISLTTVKKICDGLEITLGEFFSHPLFDTLEQEIF; from the coding sequence ATGGTTACCGCCAGTCTTGCAAATACCTGTGGCATCACACCGTCAACGATTTACAGTATCTTTGATCCCAAGCGAAGAGATATCTCTCTTACAACAGTAAAAAAGATATGTGATGGCCTCGAAATCACTTTAGGGGAATTTTTCAGCCACCCCCTTTTTGATACACTGGAACAGGAAATTTTTTAG
- a CDS encoding aminoglycoside phosphotransferase family protein, with protein MARELISKNATKSVYRDGDKAIKVFCKGFPKAEVLNEAVISARIEEIGGINIPATLAVEVDEDGCWAITKEFISGKTLKQLMDENPDKLDEYLNQMVDLQLTIHSKTCPLLNKLKDKMARQISEIEELNPVNRYDLLTRLDSTPKHTKLCHGDFQPSNIIVKEDGTMFVLDWVHATQGNASADVARTYLLFCLEDQATADKYMDLFCKKTGTDKRYVQQWLPLVAAAQLTKKRPEEADLLQRWLNVCDYQ; from the coding sequence ATGGCAAGAGAATTAATATCCAAGAACGCGACCAAGAGTGTCTATCGTGATGGCGATAAGGCAATTAAAGTATTCTGCAAGGGCTTCCCCAAGGCAGAGGTACTCAACGAAGCAGTGATCAGTGCCAGGATCGAAGAGATCGGCGGTATCAACATTCCCGCAACCCTTGCGGTAGAAGTTGATGAAGATGGCTGCTGGGCTATCACCAAGGAATTCATTTCCGGCAAGACACTCAAACAGCTCATGGATGAAAATCCTGACAAGCTGGATGAATATCTGAATCAAATGGTTGATTTACAGTTAACGATTCATTCCAAGACCTGTCCATTACTGAACAAGTTAAAAGACAAAATGGCGCGGCAGATCTCCGAGATTGAGGAATTAAATCCTGTCAACCGTTACGATCTTCTCACCAGACTGGACAGCACACCGAAGCACACCAAGCTGTGCCACGGAGATTTCCAGCCGAGCAACATCATTGTAAAGGAAGACGGCACCATGTTCGTGCTTGACTGGGTTCATGCGACCCAGGGCAACGCAAGTGCAGATGTGGCCCGCACCTATCTGTTGTTCTGCCTGGAAGACCAGGCCACAGCCGACAAATACATGGATCTGTTCTGTAAAAAGACAGGCACCGACAAGCGGTATGTGCAGCAGTGGCTGCCTTTGGTAGCTGCCGCCCAGTTAACAAAAAAACGCCCTGAAGAGGCAGATTTGCTTCAGAGATGGCTGAATGTCTGCGATTATCAATAG
- a CDS encoding FadR/GntR family transcriptional regulator yields the protein MSGFSNLKSKLLAEQVQEQIYQYILEAPFEIGAKLPNEFELGEKFGVGRSTVREAVKLLISRGILEVRRGSGTYVVSTTPLDMDPLGLRAVEDKMALAMDLVNVRIILEPGIAEMAALNATDADIEKLRGICDLVEEKIRSGDNYIQEDIAFHTCVAECAKNKVVEQLIPVIDTAVLMFVNVTHKKLTEETIMTHRAVVDAIAEHDSIGAKSAMMMHMTFNRNMIKELMREKQD from the coding sequence ATGAGTGGATTCTCCAATTTAAAGAGCAAGCTGCTGGCAGAGCAGGTGCAGGAGCAGATATATCAGTATATCTTGGAGGCCCCATTCGAGATCGGGGCCAAGCTGCCCAATGAATTCGAGCTGGGTGAGAAGTTTGGCGTCGGGCGGAGCACGGTACGGGAGGCGGTGAAGCTTTTGATCTCCCGGGGGATCCTGGAGGTGCGCAGAGGGTCCGGCACCTATGTGGTCAGCACGACTCCGCTGGATATGGACCCGCTGGGGCTGCGGGCGGTGGAAGATAAGATGGCTCTGGCTATGGATCTGGTGAATGTGCGGATCATCCTGGAGCCGGGGATCGCGGAGATGGCAGCCCTCAACGCGACGGACGCGGATATTGAAAAGCTGCGGGGGATCTGCGACCTGGTGGAAGAAAAGATCAGATCCGGCGACAATTACATTCAGGAGGATATAGCGTTCCATACCTGTGTGGCGGAATGCGCCAAGAATAAGGTGGTAGAGCAGTTGATCCCGGTCATTGATACGGCGGTCCTTATGTTTGTGAATGTAACACACAAGAAGCTGACCGAGGAGACTATTATGACACACCGCGCTGTGGTGGACGCGATCGCAGAGCATGATTCTATCGGCGCCAAGTCTGCCATGATGATGCATATGACATTTAACCGGAACATGATAAAAGAATTGATGAGAGAAAAACAGGATTAA
- a CDS encoding peptidoglycan-binding protein encodes MTGKYTGLKRKMRALGIVLLAAGVLAGCNGAKPEETTTESVEEIVLVKETLPQTAADETVMPLSPDGPLLPSVAGVDAEYTDPIPDYLRVGEKHPIVAKLQQRLMDLGFMDNDEPTDYYGEVTQNAVKIYQRQNKLAQDGVIGPETLDAILSPDAKYYAAQNGDQGDDIQRIQSRLYELGYIATENLVTGNFGDTTEEAVKKMQSVNGLEEDGKVGRKTMNLLYSDEVKANMLSYGEKSDVVLAAQKRLKLLGYMTTEPDGSYGNDTIIAVKQFQSKNDQVVDGYLGPSTRIALNSDTAIPNGLSLGDSGENIQRVQNLLSKLGYLASANVTGYYGEVTENAVKLFQRTNNLSADGTVGAMTMAKLTSNDAKKAPANAPRNNSSSGRTQSGGSSSGAAPAETNPEEAPAFPIPAMPAEAQARSSPWQAPSWAHRTSGEQKDRTPLTVPVSFTGA; translated from the coding sequence ATGACTGGAAAATATACAGGATTAAAAAGAAAGATGCGGGCGCTTGGTATTGTCCTGCTTGCGGCAGGCGTTCTGGCCGGATGCAACGGTGCGAAGCCGGAGGAGACCACTACGGAGAGCGTGGAAGAGATTGTGCTTGTGAAGGAGACGCTGCCCCAGACTGCGGCTGACGAGACCGTGATGCCCCTGTCTCCCGACGGGCCGCTGCTTCCGTCGGTCGCAGGTGTGGATGCAGAGTATACAGACCCGATCCCGGATTACCTGCGGGTCGGCGAGAAGCATCCCATCGTGGCGAAGCTCCAGCAGCGCCTGATGGATCTGGGCTTTATGGACAATGATGAACCGACCGACTATTACGGGGAAGTGACCCAGAATGCGGTCAAGATCTATCAGAGACAGAACAAGCTGGCTCAGGACGGCGTCATCGGCCCGGAGACCCTGGATGCGATCCTGTCCCCGGACGCCAAGTATTATGCGGCGCAGAACGGAGACCAGGGCGACGACATCCAGCGTATCCAGTCGCGTCTTTATGAGCTGGGCTATATTGCCACCGAGAACCTGGTCACAGGGAATTTTGGCGATACCACCGAGGAGGCCGTCAAGAAGATGCAGAGTGTCAACGGCCTGGAGGAGGACGGCAAGGTCGGCAGAAAGACCATGAACCTGCTCTACAGCGACGAGGTGAAGGCCAACATGCTTTCCTACGGCGAGAAGAGCGACGTGGTCCTGGCGGCGCAGAAGCGCTTAAAGCTGTTGGGCTATATGACCACCGAACCGGATGGCTCTTATGGAAATGATACGATCATTGCAGTAAAACAGTTCCAGTCTAAAAATGACCAGGTCGTGGACGGTTATCTTGGGCCTTCGACCCGGATTGCATTAAACAGTGATACGGCTATCCCCAATGGCTTGAGCCTGGGAGACAGCGGTGAGAATATCCAGCGGGTGCAGAATCTGCTCAGCAAGCTTGGGTATCTGGCTTCCGCCAATGTTACCGGATATTACGGTGAGGTGACGGAGAATGCAGTCAAGCTGTTCCAGAGGACCAATAACCTAAGCGCAGACGGAACCGTTGGCGCTATGACTATGGCGAAGCTGACCAGCAACGATGCAAAGAAAGCGCCGGCCAATGCCCCGCGGAATAATTCCAGCAGCGGCAGGACCCAGTCCGGCGGAAGCTCTTCAGGGGCAGCTCCGGCGGAAACAAATCCGGAGGAAGCACCAGCGTTCCCAATACCGGCAATGCCAGCGGAGGCGCAAGCGCGCTCATCTCCGTGGCAAGCTCCAAGCTGGGCGCACCGTACGTCTGGGGAGCAAAAGGACCGAACTCCTTTGACTGTTCCGGTTTCGTTTACTGGTGCTTAA
- the ilvD gene encoding dihydroxy-acid dehydratase, with protein sequence MNSQRIRGLAPENDPLKIGMGWTVDDLDKPQIMVESTFGDSHPGSAHLDQFVAEAMRGITEAGGKGARYYTTDICDGIAQGHDGINYSLAHRDMIANMIEIHGNSTGFDGGVFIASCDKSVPACLMGLCRLDMPSIVITGGVMDAGPDLLTLEQIGAYSAMCQRGEITEEKLTYYKHNACPSCGACSFMGTASTMQVMAESLGLMLPGSALMPATCEDLKEMAYKAGRQVLELVKKGLKVSDIVTMKSFENAIMVHAAISGSTNSLLHIPAIAHEMGFEIDADTFDRMHRGAHYLLDIRPAGKWPAQFFYYAGGVPAVMEEIKSMLHLDVMTVTGKTLGENLEELKQNGFYDKCEGYLKKWGIKRTDVIRTFEEPIGTDGTVAILRGNLAPEGSVVKHSAVPKEMFQAVLKAKPFDCEEDAIEAVISHKIQPGDAVFIRYEGPKGSGMPEMFYTTEAISSDPELGKTIALITDGRFSGASKGPAIGHVSPEAADGGPIALVEEDDLIKIDIPGRVLEIIGVKGKELPKEEVERILAERKKAWKPKAPKYTKGILKIYSEHAVSPMKGGYMV encoded by the coding sequence CTGAACAGCCAGAGGATAAGAGGCCTTGCGCCGGAGAATGATCCGCTGAAGATCGGCATGGGGTGGACCGTGGATGATCTGGACAAACCACAGATCATGGTGGAGAGCACATTTGGAGACAGCCACCCGGGAAGCGCACACCTGGATCAGTTTGTAGCGGAAGCAATGCGGGGGATCACCGAGGCAGGCGGAAAAGGGGCGAGATACTACACGACCGATATCTGCGACGGGATCGCCCAGGGACACGACGGGATCAACTATTCCCTGGCACACCGGGACATGATCGCCAACATGATCGAGATCCACGGCAATTCTACCGGATTTGACGGAGGCGTTTTCATCGCAAGCTGTGACAAATCCGTTCCGGCCTGCCTGATGGGGCTTTGCAGGCTGGATATGCCGTCGATCGTGATCACCGGAGGCGTGATGGATGCGGGGCCTGACCTGCTGACCTTAGAGCAGATCGGAGCTTACTCTGCCATGTGCCAGAGGGGAGAGATCACGGAAGAGAAGCTGACCTACTATAAGCATAACGCCTGTCCGTCCTGCGGAGCCTGTTCCTTTATGGGAACCGCATCCACCATGCAGGTCATGGCCGAGTCTTTGGGGCTGATGCTTCCCGGCTCCGCACTGATGCCGGCTACCTGCGAGGATTTAAAAGAGATGGCTTACAAAGCGGGAAGACAGGTCTTGGAGCTGGTGAAAAAGGGATTGAAGGTGAGCGATATTGTGACCATGAAGTCTTTTGAGAATGCGATCATGGTCCATGCTGCTATCTCCGGTTCCACCAATTCCCTGCTTCATATACCGGCGATCGCCCATGAGATGGGATTTGAGATCGATGCGGACACCTTTGACCGGATGCACCGCGGCGCTCACTATCTTCTGGATATCCGCCCGGCAGGCAAATGGCCGGCACAGTTCTTCTATTATGCGGGAGGTGTTCCGGCTGTTATGGAAGAGATCAAGTCCATGCTCCATCTGGATGTGATGACCGTGACCGGAAAGACTCTTGGCGAGAATCTGGAAGAGTTGAAGCAAAACGGATTTTATGATAAGTGTGAAGGTTACTTAAAAAAATGGGGCATCAAACGCACAGACGTCATCCGCACGTTCGAAGAGCCGATCGGAACAGACGGGACTGTGGCGATCCTGCGCGGCAATCTGGCGCCGGAGGGTTCCGTGGTGAAGCATTCCGCAGTGCCGAAGGAAATGTTCCAGGCGGTCTTAAAGGCGAAGCCCTTTGACTGTGAAGAAGACGCGATCGAGGCGGTGATCTCCCACAAGATCCAGCCGGGGGATGCGGTGTTCATCCGTTATGAGGGACCGAAGGGTTCCGGGATGCCGGAGATGTTCTATACCACCGAGGCGATTTCCTCAGACCCGGAGCTGGGCAAAACCATTGCGCTGATCACAGACGGCAGATTTTCCGGAGCGTCCAAGGGACCGGCTATCGGACATGTATCGCCGGAGGCGGCGGACGGAGGCCCGATCGCCCTGGTGGAAGAAGACGATCTGATCAAGATCGATATTCCGGGCCGGGTGCTGGAGATCATCGGCGTGAAAGGGAAGGAGCTGCCGAAGGAAGAAGTGGAGCGGATTTTGGCGGAGAGAAAGAAAGCCTGGAAGCCGAAGGCCCCCAAATACACAAAAGGTATTTTAAAGATTTATTCAGAACATGCGGTATCTCCGATGAAGGGCGGATACATGGTGTAA